The following proteins come from a genomic window of Panthera leo isolate Ple1 chromosome E2, P.leo_Ple1_pat1.1, whole genome shotgun sequence:
- the ZNF146 gene encoding zinc finger protein OZF encodes MSHLSQQKICSGENPFACKVCGKVFSHKSNLTEHEHFHNREKPFECNECGKAFSQKQYVIKHQNTHTGEKLFECNECGKSFSQKENLLTHQKIHTGEKPFECKDCGKAFIQKSNLIRHQRTHTGEKPFVCKECGKTFSGKSNLTEHEKIHIGEKPFKCNECGTAFGQKKYLIKHQNIHTGEKPYECNECGKAFSQRTSLIVHVRIHSGDKPYECNVCGKAFSQSSSLTVHVRSHTGEKPYGCNECGKAFSQFSTLALHLRIHTGKKPYQCSECGKAFSQKSHHIRHQKIHTH; translated from the coding sequence ATGTCACACCTCAGTCAGCAGAAAATTTGTAGTGGGGAAAACCCCTTTGCCTGTAAGGTATGTGGGAAAGTCTTCAGCCACAAATCAAATCTTACTGAGcatgaacattttcataataGAGAGAAACCTTTTGAATGTAacgaatgtggaaaagcctttagcCAGAAGCAATATGTTATTAAACATCAGAACACCCATACCGGAGAGAAGCTTTTTGAATGTAATGAGTGTGGAAAATCCTTCAGCCAGAAGGAAAACCTTCTCACCCATCAGAaaattcacactggagagaaaccttttgAGTGTAAGGATTGTGGGAAAGCTTTCATTCAGAAGTCAAACCTCATCAGACAccagagaactcacacaggagagaagcctTTTGtatgtaaggaatgtggaaaaaCCTTCAGTGGCAAATCTAACCTTACCGAGCATGAGAAAATTCATATTGGGGAGAAACCctttaaatgtaatgaatgtggaacAGCTTTTGGCCAGAAGAAGTACCTCATAAAACATCAAAacattcacactggagagaaaccctatgaatgtaatgaatgtggaaaagccttctctCAAAGAACATCACTTATCGTACATGTGAGAATTCATTCAGGTGATAAACCTTACGAATGCAATGtatgtggaaaagccttctctCAAAGTTCATCTCTTACTGTGCATGTGAGAAGCCATACAGGTGAGAAACCCTATGgttgtaatgaatgtgggaaagctttctCTCAATTCTCAACCCTTGCTCTGCATCTGAGAATACACACAGGTAAGAAGCCTTATCAatgtagtgaatgtgggaaagcttttagCCAGAAGTCACACCATATTAGACACCAGAAAATTCATACTCATTAA